The Azospirillum fermentarium genomic sequence GGTGCCGACCAGAAAGAACGCGACTGATGACTGTTTCGACCCGATTGCACCGCGTCCTATTGCTCAACACGGCGCTGCTGGCCGCTGCCGTCGCCGGCCCGGCCCCGGCCCAGGATTTCCAGCGCATCGCCCCCAAGGAGCTTCCCCCCAACCCGGAGCTGCAAAGCCTGCCGCCCCCCGCACTGCCGGCAGCCCGGCGGGGGGGTGGCGATGTTCTGCTGCCGGCGCTCAAGGGTGTGTCCTTCGTCCCGCATGCCGACCAGATCCTGCCCGGCGGCGTCCCCCGGGATGGGATCGACACCGGCCGGATCGATGTTCTGGACGAGACGGCGTTCCGTGCCCTGGTGGCACCCTATCTGGGCCAGCCGCTGACCCGCGACCGGCTCAACGAGATCGTCAGCCTGACCGTCGTCTATTTCCGTGAGCACGACCATCCGCTGGTGGATGTGATCGTGCCCAAGCAGGACATCACCAACGGCACGGTCCAGATCCTGGTCATGGAGTTCACCGCCGGCACCATCCGGACCGAGGGCAACCAGTGGTTTTCCGACGACCTGCTGCTGGCCGGCATCCGAACCCACCGCGGTGACCGCATCCGTTCCAGCACCTTGCTGGACGATGTCAACGCCCTCAACCAGAACCCGTTCCGGCGGGTCGATCTGGTCTATCAGCGCGGCGAGCGGGTAGGGGAAAGCGACATCGTGCTGCGGACCGTCGACCGTTTCCCGCTGCGCGTCTACACAGGCTTCGAAAACACCGGCACCCCGGCTTCGGGGACCGGGCGTCTGATGGCCGGGTTCAACTGGGGCAATGTGTTCGGGTTGGGCCACATGCTCAATTACCAGATCACCGGCAGCTCCGATGCGCTGCCGTGGCGTTCGAAGCCCGATGCCGAAGGGCGGCCGGACGAACCGCGTTACCTTGCCCATTCCGGCAGCTACACGGCTCCGCTGCCGTGGGGGGACCGGGTCAACCTGTTCGGCGCCTATTCGCGGACGGTTCCCACCCTGGCCGACAGCCTGAACATGACCGGCATCAGCTGGCAGGTCGGCGCCCGGTACACCGCACCTCTGCCGCGGATGGGGGATTACCGGCACGAAATGAGCCTGGGCACCGATTTCAAGCGCACGAACAACAACCTCGACTTCGGTGGGACGCGGATCTACGGCAACCACATCGACATCGCCCAGGGGGTTGCCGAATACACCGGGCGGCTGCCGGATGCCTGGGGCAGCACCGGCCTCAGCCTCAGCGTGATCGCCAGTCCGGGCGGCGTGACGCCGGGCAACACGCGCGATGCCTTCACCGGCGGCGGGGGCCGGGACGGCAGCCGGCCCCATTATTATTACGGCCGTCTGGGCTTTGACCGCCAGGTCACGTTGCCGTACGGCTTCGGCCTGTCGGCGCGCGGACAGGCGCAAATCGCCTCGGCCCCCCTGCAAAGCAGCGAGCAACTGGGCATCGGCGGGGCATCCACGGTGCGCGGCTACAAGGAGCGTGCGGCCAACGGCGACAGCGGCCTGCTGCTCAGCACCGAAGTCCTGTTGCCGGACATCGGTATCGCCGGCTTGCTGCCCGGACAGGCGGGCATCGGTGACTCCCTGCGCCCCCATCTCTTCTTCGACACGGGCCGGGTGTCGAACCGCACCGATGTCGGCGGGCAGGCGCGTTCCGTCACCCTGAGCAGCGTCGGGGCGGGCTTCCGCTATGCGTTGGAATCCTATGTCAGCGCCAGTTTCGATTACGGTGTCCAGCTTCGCCCGGTGTCGGCGGGGGCACCGCGGGACCGCATGGTTCACCTGGCTGTGGTTCTGGGGCTGTAACCGGCCACACGCCGCGGATAACTGTCGAAAATCAGCCTCCGACAAACCCGGTGCGGTTCAGTTACTGCCCGCCCCTGCGCCCCTGCTTCTCCGCCAGTTGGGCCATGGCGCCCTCGCCGGCGGCGATGCGTTCGCCATAACGGGCGGGCATGGTGGGGGAGGTCCAATCACCGGCCTGCTGGATGGCCGGCAGGCCGAAGCCGGCGGCCAGCAGATCCTGTGCCGCCCCAACCCGCAGGCTGTGCCCGGACACCGCTCCTTCGCCCGGCACGCCGGCTTCCTCAACCCCCACGGCCTTGGCCCGCGCCTTGAAAATCTCGCCCACCCGCTTGCCGGGGTCCGGCCCCGCCACCGCCAGCGGCCCCAGCACCGCCCCGGTGGCACGGGTCAGCCGGTCGGTGCCGATCTGCAGCCACAGCACCGGACGGCAGGCTTGCAAGCGCTCCTGCCGGCGTTCCAGCCGGGCACGCCGGGCGGCATCACCGCGGCCGCAACGGCGCATCAACCGATCCCCCTCCGCCCATGCCTCGTCGAGCAGAGACGCGCGCAGCCGCAGCCAGCACTGAACGCGGGCCATGGTGTCAGGCCCCAGCCAGCACCAGCGGCCCTGCCCGGCCTGATCGGTCTTGGAACGGGCGACGAACAGCCGGCCGCTGCCGTCGCGCTCGGCCTGGACATCGGTGACGGCCAGTCCTACCAGTTCGGCCCGGCGGCGTAGCGTGTCGTAACCGACGGCAATCAGCGCGGCGTCACGCACCGCTGCCGGATCATCGGCCCGGTCGAGAGCGGCGAGGATCTCCCGCACGTCCTCACGGCGCAGCCCCACCGCCTGCACCGGGCGGCGGCCAAGACGGGCGGCGAGGCCCTTCATCTCCAGCCGGACCAGCCGGTCCTTGCAGGGATCAGGCAGGCCGGCGGCCTCATGCAGGGCGGCGATGGTGGATTTGCGGCGTGCCACCGTGCCATAGGCCGCCGGCTGCCGGTCCCGCCCGCCATCGGTGGCGAGGGCTCCGAGGTAAGCGATCACCGTTTCCGGCACCGCTGGCACCGCCACCCGGCCATGGCCCCCGCACCAGCGGATGTAATGCCGGGCATCGGCCCACAGGGCGCGGGCGGTGTTGGCGGGCGCGTTGCGCTGGAGCGACCGCCACCAGGGGACCAGCCGCCGCGCCACGGTCAGGCTGACCGGTAGCTGCGGATGAAGCTCGGTCTCAAGCGCAGAGGGGAGCCCGGCGACAGCGGGAAGAGGCGGTGGAACGGTCATCCGGCAGGCCCTTATGGGATGCGAGCACGTGCCCGGATCATAGCCCACGCTCTCTTTATCTGGCGATAGTGGAAATTATCACCAGACTGCCATACATAAGGAGCCATAAACTGGACATGTTCTGAATTTTATGGCTTTGAAAAAGTATAATATATTGATATTAAACGAAATATGGTTTTTGGTCCCGTCGATCCGACACCCCTTTTTTCCCCGCTTGAACGGGCCGCCGGCGCCGTCGGCCGGCTCGCCCAGGCCACCGCCGTGACCCCGGTGCTGGCGGCGTGGCTGCACCGCCAACGGATCGAGGCGACCGCCGAGATCGCCGGTATCCAGGGGCGCCGCGTCGACCCCAACCGTCTGCGCACCCTGCTGGCCCAGGTGCCGGTGCGGACCATGCGTGACTGGGGCGCCACCATGCTGGCGCTCGATATCATGCGGCAGATGCTCGCCGGCACCGACGCCGTTGCCCACGCCCCGACCGGCACGGACGACGCCCTCGCTCACATGGAGACCGCCCACGCCACGGCGGGGCAGGCGGTGCTGATCGCCTGTGGTCTCGGCTTCTTCAGCCATTTGGAGGCGGGTGGCGACCGCAGCAGCGCCTGTCTGGCGGTCTCCCGCTTCCTCGCCGCCCAGGGGATGACGCCGTTACCGCTGCCCTGCCTGAACGGGGCCGAAGCCATCCGCCGGGCCACGCCGGGCGGGGTCTGGCTGGTGGACTTCCTCAATGGTCTGGCTCAGCAGGCGGAGCGGGGGGAGGAGAGCCTCATCGCCCTTCTTCATCGCTGGCGCGGCTGGCGCCGGCGTGTCGGTGACCGGCGGCGCGATGCCCGCATCCGCCGGGCCATCGACGCCGTGGCGGCCGAAGGGGTGATCGGCCCGGCCCGGCTGGCCGCCCGGCTGCGCTGCGCCACCAGCGCCGCCACGGACCTGTTGGAGGAATTGCAACGGCTGGAGATCACCGTGGAGATCACTCGCCGGCGCACCCACCGGGTGTTCGTCGCCGAGGATCTGGCACCGATGCTGGGGGAAGTGGCACCGCAGCCCCGTCACCCTCTCCCCGAGCGCGATCTTGCCACGGCCCCCGTTTCGACCACGCCGGCACCGTTCCCCGAACCGGATCAGTGGGTTGAACCGGCGGAAGGCGTCGATGACGCCCTGATCGCCCTTGAGCGGATCATGAAGCGGCAGGCCCCCCTGCTCGCTCGTTATGACGGTCGGGATGGGAAACCGGACGGCAAAGGATGAGGGGAGGTTCCCCCGGATACTCCAATCCTATACCAGCCGAATGTCGGAGGCGGACAACAGCGAACCGGAGAATGTCGCCAGAAGACGGATATCCGCCGCCCCGATGCTTCCATCGCCACCGTCCGACACGAGGTAAAGACCGGTTGAGACCGTGTCATTGCCTATCAGCAGGAACGGGGCCGCCACCCCACCCGTAACCGTACCGACAGCAGCCCGCACGGTTGCCAGTTCCGTATCGGCAAGGGACGACAGGCTACCGTTCAGGACGACCAACTCGTCACGTCCGGAAACAATTCCATTGGTGCCCCGAGCCACGGCTGTCAGGGTGCCATTGCCGTCCCGGTCCAGGGAAGAACGCAAGCTGCCGCTGATTCCCACCACATCCGTACCGCTCTGAAAATTGAAGATCTGGTCGAAACCGATGGACGCTCCGGCCCCCGCTCCATCCGCGGCGCTGGAAAATTCGACCACATCCATGGCTGCTGCGGTGGTCAGGGTCAGAGCGTCGGCGCCGGCTCCGCCCTGGAACGTCATACCGCCGCCCAAGGCCACCGTCACCCCATCGTCGCCGAAGCTGCCGCTCAACGTCTCCACCCCTTGAATGCGCAACCCCTGCACGGCAGCTCCCAGGGTGATCAAATCGGTGTTCAGGCTGCCGACGATATCCTCAATGCCGAACAGAACGGTGGTGCTGCCCAGGTTGCCCAAGTTCACCCGGTCCGTCCCCGAACCGCCGATCAGCGTTTCCAGACGCGATGCGATGAACGTGTTCCCTGCGTCGGACAGCGTGATCACATCGGTGTTCAGGCTGCCGATGATGATCTCCATGCCACTGACCACCGTCGTGCTGCCCAGATTGCCCAGGTTCACCCGGTCCGTTCCCGAACCGCCGATCAGCGTTTCCAGGCGCGAGGCGGTAATCGTCGCGCCAATGTCGGACAGCGTGATCACATCGGTGTTCAGGCTGCCGATGACGATCTCCATGCCGCTGACCACCGTCGTGCTGCCCAGATTGCCCAGGTTCACCCGGTCCGTTCCCGAACCGCCGATCAGCGTTTCCAGGCGCGAGGCGGTAATCGTCGCGCCAATGTCGGACAGCGTGATCACGTCGGTGTTCAAGCTGCCGATGACGATCTCCATGCCGCTGACCACCGTGGTGTTGCCCCGGTTGCCCAGGTTCGCACGGTCCGTCCCCGAACCGCCGATCAGTGTTTCCAGCGACGCGACGATCAAGGTCAACCCACCGTCCTGCAGGGTCACCACCTCGGCGGTACCAGCCCCGATCAGGGCGTCCACGGCGCCGGACACATGCAGGGCGTTGGCGTCCACCGTGACCAGATCGAACCCGGCACCGCCGACCACCGCTTCGATCCCCGACAGCAGAACGGTCCCTCCGGCATCCCCCAGATGCACGGTGTCGCCGCCGCTGCCGCCATACACGGTGTCGTTTCCACCCATAGTGTAGATGGTGTCGTCCCCGTTGCCGCAGGTCAGAACATTGGCCGCCTCATTGCCATAGATCAGGTCGTGGCCACTGCCGCCGACGGCGTTTTCAATGGTAACGTTGAAGGCAATGGCAACGTTGTCCACCGCGGCCACACCGCCGCTGCGGATGCCGATGGATGAGTAATGCCCAGCCCTCAGGTCGAGAGTGACATTGAGAGTCTGGTTGCCGGCGTCCAGCGTGTCATTGCCCCCGGCATCCCAGATCGTCTCCATCACCTCGACGGAGTTGCTGTAGCTGTAGGTGTTGTTGCCGGTGTTGTAGCTGGTGTTGGCGCCGTAGAGGTATTGGATCGCCTGGATGTCGTAGAGCATTGGCGTGGACGGTTCGGCATTGGCATACACGGCATCGGTGTAGGACATGACCGTGTAGCGCCGGCTCTCATAAGCTGAGGGCATCACGGTGCTGTTGTCGGGTTCCGCCTCGAAGGAATGCTTAAGCCCCAAGGCATGCCCCAACTCATGCATCATGGTCATGAAGCCGAAGCTGCCGACCGAGGGGTTGTTGTTCGAGCTTTCCGCCACGTTGAGCCACACATCCCCCGACTTCGCCCCGGACTGGGGGTAATAAGCCCAGGCGGAATAGCTGGACGAGAGGGAGGTGAAGGCAACCCGGATATCCCCGACCAGCGACGACGTTTCGGTGACTTCGCTGAACTGGATGTTGGCAACGTTGGCCCAGGCCTGCAGGGCCGAACGGAACGCCTGCTGCTGGGTGCTGTTCAACGGCGCGTACGAAGAACTCCACGGCTCACCGCTGCCGAAGACGGGACCATACCCCGACGACGAATTGGTTGACCACGTGCTGGTGGCGGTGGGGAAGCTGTAGCTTACCGTCACACCATTTCCCGCACCGGTGCTTCCCCATTTCGTTCCGATCAGCAGGGCATCCACCGTGGTGACCGACGGCAGGGAAACCGAGGAATAAGAACTGCCGGACGTAGGCGTGGGCATGAAATCGACCGCTCCTGCCGCATAGGCCGGAAAGGATGGAGCCACCGTTCTGGTGCCATTCCTTGTCCGGGACATCACCAACAAACTCTAGCGCAAGGCCAGAGCGGGCAGGAAGAAGAAACCAAGGCACAGGACACGAGGTGGGTGTCTGTATCACCCGCCTCGTGCCCAAAGGTTGTTTTTACGAAATATTACCACTCGTCAAGATAACGTTGGAGAACAACCCCAGCAGGGTAATCTCACTGGCCGATACCGTGCCGCTGGTATCGCCATCGCTCACGACATAGACAGCCGAATTGGTGCCGTCGTTGGCCACCACCAGGGCTGTGCCGCCCGTGGCGGTCAGATTACCCATGGCCGTGATCAGGCCGGTGAAGCTGGTGTTGACCAGATTACCCGACCCCACCGCCGTGGTCAGCAGCACGGCCTCGCTGGTGGACAGGTTGACCGCGCTCTGGGCGCTGGAGGTGACCGCGATCGTGCCGTTGGAGTTGCCGTCCAGCGCGGTGCGCAGGGCACCGCTCAACCGGATCACGTCACCCGATTGGTGGAAATTGCTGATGCGGTCATAGCCGGTGGTGGTCCCTGCCGCAGCCCCATCGGTGTCGCTGGAGAACAGAACAGTGTTGCCGGTCGCACCGGACGCGAAGGTGATCTGATCAGCCCCGGCCCCGCCCAGGAACGCGGCCGCCCCTTGAGTCACGGTGATCATATCGGTGTTGGCGCCGCCATACACCGATTCCAGCTTCATCACCGACATGGTGCTGCCGGCGGCGGCCAGGGTGACGATATCGGTGTTGTCGCCGCCGTAAAGACTTTCCACCCCCGTCACCACCACCGTCGACCCCCGGTTTCCCAGAGTCACCATATCGCCGCCGCTGCTGCCGTAGAGCGTGTCCAGCCCCTCGGCCGTCAGGTTGGAGGCCGATGCCAGGGTCAGGATGTCGGTGTTCAACCCGCCGAGCAGGGTTTCCACTCCCGAAATCACCAGGGTGTTGCCCGCCGCGCTCAGGGTGATGATATCCGTGCCCGTACCGCCGGCCAGGGTTTCAATCCCGGTAATCTGCATGCTGTTGCCGGTGGACGCCAGAGTCACCACATCGGTGTTGGCACCGCCATAAAGGCTTTCCAGACGCGACACGAGGATAGTGCTGCCGGTTGCCGCCAGGGTAACGATATCGGTGTTGAGCCCCCCATAGATCGATTCCACCGCCTGCACCAGGGCCGTGCTGCCCCCGTTGCCCAGGGTCACCACGTCGTTGCCGCCACTGCCGTACAGCACGTCCACCCGTTCCATGGTCAGGTTTCCCGATGCCGCCAGGGTAACGATATCGGTGTTGACGCCGCCATACAGGGTGCGCAGCCCGCTGATGGTAATGGTGGAGCCCACGTTCGCCAGGGTGATGACATCATTGGCCGACGAGCTGGTCAGGGTTTCGATCCCAGCCACCAGCATCGTCATTCCCACCGCTCCCAGGGTGATCACGTCGGTGTTGGCGGAACCCGTCAGGGTTTCGATCCCGCTCACCAGCATGGTCGATCCGATGCCTGTCAGCGTCACGACATCGGTGTTGATGCCACCGTACACCGCCTCCACAGACTGGAGAACCGTGGTGTTTCCCTGTCCCCCCAACGTCAGCACGTCGGTGTTCAGGCCGCCGTACACCGTTTCCAGCGCCCGGACCAGCATGGTGTTGCCGGCATCGGCCAGGGTCACAACTTCGGTGTTCTGCCCGCCCAACAGCGTATCGACCTGCCCCACCGTCATGGTGGAGCCCTGTCCCGTCAGCGTCACGAAGTCGGAACCGCTCCCGCCGTAAAGCGCCTCCACCCCTTCCACCTGGGTGGTGGAGCCCGCCGGTCCCAGGGTGATGATGTCGGTGTTCACCCCCCCGGTCAGGCTTTCGAGCCCGGATACGGTGACGGTGTTCCCAACATTGCCCAGGGTCACCACGTCGGTGTTGGTCGTGGCGTAGAGGCCCTCCACACCCTGCACGAACAGGGTGTTGCCGGTGGATGCCAGCGTCAGCACGTCGGTGTTGGCGCTGCCGTACAGGCTGTCGATCCGCGACAGCGTGAGGGTGGCCCCCGCCGGCCCCAGGGTGATGATGTCGGTGTTCAACGATCCGGTCAGGGTCTCCACCCCCTGGACCAGGGTCGTGTTGCCGCGCCCGCCCAGGGTGACCGCATCGTTTCCGCTGCCGCCGTACAGGCTTTCCAGCGACCGCACCAGGATGTTGCCCCCGGCGTTGCCCAGGGTGATGACATCGGTGCCGTCACCGCCCAGCAGGGTTTCGATGGTCGACGCCAGCATGGTGGAACCGGCATTGCCCAGCGTGACGAATTCCTGGCCCGTCCCGTACAAGCTCTCCAGCCCCTGTGTGAACAGGGTGGAGCCGGTGCCGCTCAGGGTGACCACATCGGTGTTGGCACCGCCGTACAGGCTGTCCAACCCGCTGGCCGTCAAGGTGGAACCCGTGGAGGTCAAGGTGATGATATCGGTGTTGATGCCACCGTACACCGCCTCCACAGACTGGAGAACCGTGGTGTTTCCCTGTCCCCCCAACGTCAGCACGTCGGTGTTCAGGCCGCCGTACACCGTTTCCAGCGCCCGGACCAGCATGGTGTTGCCGGCATCGGCCAGGGTCACAACTTCGGTGTTCTGCCCGCCCAGCAGCGTATCGACCTGCCCCACCGTCATGGTGGAGCCCTGTCCCGTCAGCGTCACGAAGTCGGAACCGCTCCCGCCGTAAAGCGCCTCCACCCCTTCCACCTGGGTGGTGGAGCCTGCCGGTCCCAGGGTGATGATGTCGGTGTTCACCCCCCCGGTCAGGCTTTCGAGCCCGGATACGGTGACGGTGTTCCCAACATTGCCCAGGGTCACCACGTCGGTGTTGGTCGTGGCGTAGAGGCCCTCCACACCCTGCACGAACAGGGTGTTGCCGGTGGATGCCAGCGTCAGCACGTCGGTGTTGGCGCTGCCGTACAGGCTGTCGATCCGCGACAGCGTGAGGGTGGCCCCCGCCGGCCCCAGGGTGATGATGTCGGTGTTCAACGATCCGGTCAGGGTCTCCACCCCCTGGACCAGGGTCGTGTTGCCGCGCCCGCCCAGGGTGACCGCATCGTTTCCGCTGCCGCCGTACAGGCTTTCCAGCGACCGCACCAGGATGTTGCCCCCGGCGTTGCCCAGGGTGATGACATCGGTGCCGTCACCGCCCAGCAGGGTTTCGATGGTCGAAGCCAGCATGGTGGAACCGGCATCGCCCAGGGTGATGAATTCCTGGCCCGTTCCGTACAGGCTCTCCAACCCTTCGGCAAACATGGTGGAGCCGGTGCCGCTCAGGGTGACCACATCGGTGTTGGCACCACCGGACAAGGTTTCCAGAGCGGTGACGTTTATGGTGTTTCCGGAATTGAGCAGCGTGATGACATCGGTGTTCAGGCTGCCCACCAGCGTCTCAATGCCGGTCAGCACCATGGTGTTGCCCCGGTTGCCCAACAGCACCGTGTCGTTGTTGGCCCCCCCGTACAGGCTTTCCACCGACCGGATCAGCACATTGTTGCCACCGCTCCCCAGCGTGACGATATCGGTGTTGTCGCCACCCAGCAGGGTTTCAACCTTCTGGACCATGGTGGTGTTGCCCTGGTTCCCCAGCAGGATGTAGTCCTGCCCGGAACTGCCATACAGGCTTTCCAGCCCCCGCACAGTCGCGGTACCGCTGGCCCCCAGGGTCACCACGTCGGTGTTGGCACCGCCCAGGATCACCTCGGCATCCTGGATCAGGATGGTGGTACCGGCAGCCCCCAACGTGATGATGTCATAGCCGCCGCCGGCATACAGGCTTTCGATCCCAACGGCGAGAAAGGTCGTCCCGTTGTTGTCCAGCGTCACCACATCGGTGTTGGCACCGCCGATGAGGGTTTCGACGGACGATACGGACACCGTTGATCCGGCATCCCCCAGCGTGATCGCATCGGTGTTGAGGCTGCCTACCAGCGTTTCCACGCTGACGATCAACATGGTGTTGCCGCGGTTGCCCAGCAGCACGATATCCTGGCCGGAGCCGCCATACAGGCTTTCCACCGACCGGACCAGGATGCTGTTCCCGCCACTGCCCAAGGTGATGATGTCGGTGCCATCGCCCCCCAACAGGGTTTCGATGCCTGATGCCAGCATGGTGCTGCCGGCATTGCTGATGGTCACCAGTTCCCGCCCGGTGCCATACAGACTGTCCAGCCCGCTGACCGTCACCGTCGAACCGGCGCCGTTCAGGGTGATGACATCGGTGTTGCTTCCCCCCGTCAGGGTTTCGATGGCCGAAGCGGCGATGGTGCTACCGCCGTTGCCCAGAATGATGACGTCGGTGTTCAGGCTTCCGACCAGGCTTTCGATGGAGGTCATCACCGTGGTGCTGCCCAGATTGCCCAGCAGGATCACATCGGTGTTGGTTCCCCCCGTCAGGGTTTCCAGCAGCCGCACCAGCATGGTGTTGCCGGTGCCTCCCAGCGTCACGACATCGGTGTTGCTGCTGCCCAGCAGCGTCTCGACCCGGGACACCATCATGGTGTTGCCCCGATTGCCCAGATTGAGCCAATCGTTGCCGGCCCCGCCGTAGACGGTCTCCAGTGACCGTACGGTCGCTGTGGTCCCGCTGTCGGACAGGGTAATGACGTCCGTGTTCGACCCTCCGAGCAGGGTTTCCACACGGCTGATGACGATGGACGTGCCGGCGTTGCTGAGGTTGATCCAGTCGTTGCCGTCACCACCGGTCAGGCTTTCGATCCCGACGATGAACACCGTGCTACCGGCATTCCCCAAGGTGATGAGGTCGGTGTTGAGGCCGCCGTACAGGCTTTCCACCCACTCGACCGTGGCGGTGATACCGGCATTTCCCAAAGTGATGATGTCGGTATTGAGGCCGCCGTACAGGCTTTCCACACCTGTGATCACGCTGGTGTTGCCGCGGTTGCCCAGCAGAATCACATCGGTGTTGGTGCTTCCGTACAGGGTTTCGATCGACCGGATCAGCATGGTGCTGCCGGCGTTGTCCAACGTCACGACATCGGTGTTCAGCCCGCCCAGCAGGGTGTCCAGACCGGCGGCGACCAGCGTGGTCCCGGCATTGCCCAGCGTGATGTATTCCGCCCCGGAATCGCCGTACAGGGATTCGATCGCCACCAGGGTCAGCGTGCTGCCGACCCCCGTCAGGGTGACCACATCGGTGTTGGAACTGCCGTACAGGCTTTCCACCCCCGATACCGTGACGGAGGAACCCGTGTTGCCAAGGGTGATCAGGTCCGTGTTCAGGCTGCCGGTGATGGTCTCCACGCTGATGAAGACCGAGGTATTGCCCAGATTGCCCAACACCATCACATCCGTGTTCAGGCCACCGGTCAGGGTCTCCATCCAGCGGACGATCATCGTGTTGCCGGTGTTCCCCAGCGTCACGATATCGGTGTTGCCACCGCCCAGCAGGGTTTCGACATTGGCGATGTAGGAGGTGTTCCCCCGGTTGCCCAAGGTAATGAAATCGCTGTTGATTCCCCCGTACACAGTTTCAATGCTGCGGATCAGCATGGTGGATCCCATACCACCCAACGTGACGACATCGGTGTTGGAACTGCCCAGCAGCGTATCAATACCAGCCACCACCAGGGAGTTGGGGGCGTCGTCCAGCGTGATGTATTCCGCCCCGGAATCGCCGTACAGGGATTCGATCGACACCAGGGTCAGCGTGCTTCCGACGCCGGTCAAGGTAATGATGTCGGTATTGACGCTGCCGTACAGGCTTTCCACCGCCGATACCGACATGGTGTTCCCGGTATTGGACAGGGTAATGAGATCGGTGTTCAGGCTTCCCGTAATGGATTCGATGCCAAAGACGACGGTGCTGCTGCCCAAATTCCCCAGCAGCAGATAATCGGCGTTCGACCCGCCGTAAATGGTTTCCATCCAGCGGACAATCATGGTGTTGCCGCCGTTGCCAAGCGTGATGATGTCGGTGTTCTCGCCGCCCAGCAGGATTTCCAGGTTCGACACCGCGGTGGTGTTGCCGCGGGCACCGAAGGTGATGAAATCGGTGCCGGTGCCACCGGTCAGCGTTTCCACCGACCGTGTGAGCATGGTCGAGCCGGCGTTCCGCAGGGTCACAACATCGGTGTTCCCCCCCCCCAGCAATGTCTCTACCGCCACCACGCTCAAGGTGATGCCGTTGTCCTGCAGCGTCAGGACATCGGTGTTAAGGCTGCCGGTGATGGACTCAATGTTGAAAACGGCGGTGGTGTTTCCCCGGTTGCCCAGCAGGATGATGTCGGTCCCGATACCGCCGGTCAGGGTTTCCAGCCAGCGGACGATCATAGTGTTCACGCCGTCACCCAGCGTCACCACGTCCGCACCTTCACCCCCCAACAGGATCTCGACCCCGGTCACGGTCATCGTGTTGCCGAGGTTTCCCAGTTCGACGAAATCGACTCCCGTTCCACCGGTCAGCGTGTCGAGCCAGCGGGCCAGGAGCGTGTTGCCGCCGGTCCCCAGGGTGATGACGTCGGTTCCAGCCCCCCCCAGCAGGGTTTCCAGCCTGAACACCGTCATGGTGTTGCCCAGGCTCCCCAACTGCACGAAATCACGCCCGGTTCCACCGGTCAGCGTGTCGAGC encodes the following:
- a CDS encoding M10 family metallopeptidase, with the protein product MPTPTSGSSYSSVSLPSVTTVDALLIGTKWGSTGAGNGVTVSYSFPTATSTWSTNSSSGYGPVFGSGEPWSSSYAPLNSTQQQAFRSALQAWANVANIQFSEVTETSSLVGDIRVAFTSLSSSYSAWAYYPQSGAKSGDVWLNVAESSNNNPSVGSFGFMTMMHELGHALGLKHSFEAEPDNSTVMPSAYESRRYTVMSYTDAVYANAEPSTPMLYDIQAIQYLYGANTSYNTGNNTYSYSNSVEVMETIWDAGGNDTLDAGNQTLNVTLDLRAGHYSSIGIRSGGVAAVDNVAIAFNVTIENAVGGSGHDLIYGNEAANVLTCGNGDDTIYTMGGNDTVYGGSGGDTVHLGDAGGTVLLSGIEAVVGGAGFDLVTVDANALHVSGAVDALIGAGTAEVVTLQDGGLTLIVASLETLIGGSGTDRANLGNRGNTTVVSGMEIVIGSLNTDVITLSDIGATITASRLETLIGGSGTDRVNLGNLGSTTVVSGMEIVIGSLNTDVITLSDIGATITASRLETLIGGSGTDRVNLGNLGSTTVVSGMEIIIGSLNTDVITLSDAGNTFIASRLETLIGGSGTDRVNLGNLGSTTVLFGIEDIVGSLNTDLITLGAAVQGLRIQGVETLSGSFGDDGVTVALGGGMTFQGGAGADALTLTTAAAMDVVEFSSAADGAGAGASIGFDQIFNFQSGTDVVGISGSLRSSLDRDGNGTLTAVARGTNGIVSGRDELVVLNGSLSSLADTELATVRAAVGTVTGGVAAPFLLIGNDTVSTGLYLVSDGGDGSIGAADIRLLATFSGSLLSASDIRLV
- a CDS encoding ShlB/FhaC/HecB family hemolysin secretion/activation protein, whose translation is MTVSTRLHRVLLLNTALLAAAVAGPAPAQDFQRIAPKELPPNPELQSLPPPALPAARRGGGDVLLPALKGVSFVPHADQILPGGVPRDGIDTGRIDVLDETAFRALVAPYLGQPLTRDRLNEIVSLTVVYFREHDHPLVDVIVPKQDITNGTVQILVMEFTAGTIRTEGNQWFSDDLLLAGIRTHRGDRIRSSTLLDDVNALNQNPFRRVDLVYQRGERVGESDIVLRTVDRFPLRVYTGFENTGTPASGTGRLMAGFNWGNVFGLGHMLNYQITGSSDALPWRSKPDAEGRPDEPRYLAHSGSYTAPLPWGDRVNLFGAYSRTVPTLADSLNMTGISWQVGARYTAPLPRMGDYRHEMSLGTDFKRTNNNLDFGGTRIYGNHIDIAQGVAEYTGRLPDAWGSTGLSLSVIASPGGVTPGNTRDAFTGGGGRDGSRPHYYYGRLGFDRQVTLPYGFGLSARGQAQIASAPLQSSEQLGIGGASTVRGYKERAANGDSGLLLSTEVLLPDIGIAGLLPGQAGIGDSLRPHLFFDTGRVSNRTDVGGQARSVTLSSVGAGFRYALESYVSASFDYGVQLRPVSAGAPRDRMVHLAVVLGL